One genomic region from Salvelinus sp. IW2-2015 linkage group LG24, ASM291031v2, whole genome shotgun sequence encodes:
- the LOC111951532 gene encoding zinc finger CCCH-type antiviral protein 1-like produces MTQTNSATRVQRTVWRPKFNSIVSGNGSLSIAQSAPTVIASPPPSAGYTWEFMGEEGVWIEYQTPSCSLESAGIERRYQKNPKGQIRFKAGRYSYTLDFSGMCQTNVGIGTKIIVRRTQCEAQQTSSGGLSPILGFQTSADEGKKIRKGDEERRLLLTIEMQPQT; encoded by the exons ATGACACAGACCAATTCAGCCACCCGGGTACAGAGAACAGTCTGGCGTCCAAAGTTCAACTCCATCGTCTCAGGGAATGGCAG CTTATCCATTGCCCAATCAGCCCCCACCGTAATTGCCTCACCACCTCCCTCTGCTGGCTACACCTGGGAATTCATGGGCGAGGAGGGAGTGTGGATAGAATACCAGACTCCA AGTTGCTCACTGGAGAGTGCTGGGATTGAGAGACGCTACCAGAAGAACCCTAAGGGACAGATACGCTTCAAAGCTGGGAGATATTCCTACACCCTCGACTTCTCAG GCATGTGTCAGACCAACGTTGGCATCGGGACCAAAATAATTGTGAGGAGAACTCAATGTGAAGCTCAACAAACAAGCAG TGGAG GGCTTTCACCTATCCTGGGATTTCAgaccagtgcagatgaagggaagAAGATACGCAAAGGGGACGAGGAAAGGAGACTACTtttgactattgagatgcagccccagACTTAG
- the LOC139022955 gene encoding protein mono-ADP-ribosyltransferase PARP12-like, with the protein MRVRGKKNLRVRRLDGQQTEWIWFYSTSKCWAKYGEKDSKGNPGPIQSSEIEQKFQRNRTGSLTFNIGSDXFEIQFRQMRQVSGKRKRKVVRRPKYQPPQSGNLIGRVTSAFQRVKMSPAGQSESPEWQFGGKSGRWHTFKDSADIEDQYQQDFNGSMSFTANGQAYKLDFSAMKQTNQSTRMTRNIRRV; encoded by the exons ATGAGAGTCCGCGGTAAGAAGAATCTGAGGGTGAGGCGTTTGGATGGTCAGCAGACAGAGTGGATCTGGTTCTACTCAACTAGCAAATGCTGGGCCAAGTATGGAGAAAAG GATTCCAAGGGAAACCCAGGCCCCATCCAGAGTTCTGAGATCGAGCAGAAATTCCAACGCAACCGTACCGGTTCTCTTACGTTCAACATCGGCTCCGATARCTTCGAGATCCAATTCAGAC aaatgAGACAGGTGAGCggcaagaggaagaggaaagttGTCCGTCGTCCAAAGTACCAACCACCTCAAAGCGGAAATCT AATTGGTCGAGTGACGTCTGCTTTCCAGAGAGTGAAGATGTCCCCAGCGGGCCAGAGTGAATCTCCAGAGTGGCAGTTTGGGGGGAAAAGTGGGCGCTGGCACACCTTCAAAGACAGTGCTGACATTGAAGACCAGTACCAGCAGGACTTCAATGGATCCATGTCCTTCACTGCCAACGGACAGGCCTACAAGCTGGACTTTTCAG CCATGAAGCAAACCAACCAGTCTACAAGGATGACGCGCAACATCAGGCGTGTCTAG